From a single Lolium rigidum isolate FL_2022 chromosome 7, APGP_CSIRO_Lrig_0.1, whole genome shotgun sequence genomic region:
- the LOC124671295 gene encoding uncharacterized protein LOC124671295: MASQKLAAGDGNYDFHLRSLSAASRDSAAAADPASDPNLLQSVRMVFEMCKEAKGANDEMVARAFPVMSKLFQRCAAAPTLSTASTGVLLLTILQFFLDFGEAVLRDADGSLKTFFRSCLSREFADPIVAERTLEFLIVNKMKILSCLPTLVPQF; encoded by the exons ATGGCCTCGCAGaagctcgccgccggcgacggcaACTACGACTTCCACCTGCGGTCGCTTTCCGCCGCATCCCGGGACTCCGCTGCGGCCGCCGATCCCGCCTCCGACCCCAACCTCCTCCAGTCC GTGAGGATGGTGTTCGAGATGTGCAAGGAGGCCAAGGGAGCGAACGACGAGATGGTGGCGCGGGCGTTTCCGGTGATGAGCAAGCTCTTCCAGCGCTGCGCTGCCGCGCCCACGCTGTCCACAGCCTCCACCGGCGTGCTCCTCCTA ACAATTCTGCAGTTCttcctggattttggggaggcagTGTTGCGCGATGCTGATGGCAGCCTAAAAACTTTCTTCCGCTCTTGCTTAAGTAG GGAGTTTGCAGATCCTATTGTCGCAGAGCGGACGCTTGAATTCCTGATAGTGAATaagatgaagatcctgagctgtTTACCCACCTTGGTTCCACAG TTCTAA
- the LOC124670286 gene encoding disease resistance protein RGA2-like — protein METAGISATTWVVGKALSPLSGGLLEAWGASSLLGSNMEDLKMQLMYAQAMLNNVQGREIHNPALGELLGKLRQLAYGADDLLDELDYFRIQDELDGTYHAADAHAAGCVPDLVLNARHTVRSFVNKVKLPACSRAATRDHPDEQQDGVKQGCFSRICSCGRCDIFSLPPSPASQVGLQVDKGCVPKFASSARDAALTVGKHFPCYSFPSVHDDDSDTSVRVQRFVCGAWKSSKASQRNHDAQAPRLKFDRVEMSKKIRNIVEQLKPVCAMVSTILNLELLGSSRTPSKETAMNRAQTTPKIVEPKLYGRDSQKNFVENEIVNDEYCALTVLPVVGPGGIGKTTFMQHIYEEMKSHFQVPIWVCVSLDFNANRLAKDIVKKIPKVDNENTNSSDEELIEQRIKGKRVLLVLDDVWTHHDNEWTKLLALFKKEGAKGNMVIVTTRIPEVANKVKTTKCSLELERLSPKDIMNFFEECVFGVQKPWVDHPELAEVGREIVEKLKGSPLAAKTVGRLLRNKLTLNHWISILESKEWESQTNDNDIMPALKLSYDYLPFHLQKCFSYCALFPEDYEFGREELVQLWIGLDILHSCDMNKKRIEDVGLFFLNELVNHGFFKITNNQDGRPFYVIHDLLHELAVHVSSSECLSIYSSNVKDIQTLPTVRHLSIIVDSTYVKNRLSFKDYNDNLSALGKRLKVENLHTLMLFGDYHGNFAKTFGGLFREAKAIRVIFLSGVSYDVDDIFYNFAKLVHLRYLRIKPLSHWILSLPSVLFRLYHLEVIDLSNANRCVISTRHMGNLVKMRHFLVQEDQFNIHSNIFGVGKLKLFQELREFRVRKQSEGFEPSQLGQLTELGGSLCIYNLEKVKTTEEANELKLIHKKHLRELILEWDPEPSNNNPLQEEIILESLVPHSSLQELRIKGHGGTNCPSWLCDNLSVKCLESVCLEGVSWKNLPPLGEIWMVNERGEEYQCCSISPPNFHNLKRLQLSNISSLSKWVGNGASPFFSHLEVLILTHCFELMELPFSHPTCCQAQQEEKMAWFPKLQELVIEDCPKLASLPPIPWRIHAPCSAMIESVGSDFEKLLYKRIDGKEVGVEVEGKHGHRDVSWNVLNFSNLADVEYLRMARCPLMPLNHMRVLTSLKKIEIVGCPSSILSWVQGVGHGIYRFPCEDFTIRECDTSGEELTLLLSFFPELSTLRIYNCKNITGLGVAENAKTTTEEQQQTRDDNKEIITTAIAASQGLLLLPPKIQFLLITECFSNPPNDDHAGGGGLQRLSALRQLDIENCPEFFSSISSSSFPPFPTCLQVLMIKGVKHMETLHAISNLTSLTALHIKLIGESRAEGLWPLLAHGSLTECTALHLPVASGFFADPDPSRPHDIEVFSRSSKLLYLTTGSNTGVLAASICSLLSSTLTRLHLIFHDDEVERLTKDQEEALQLLTSLQEIGFFKGDKLQRLPAGIHELINLKKLDIWYCSAIPSLPSLPSSLRELEIYRCDSLKSLPNSLPSSLEILEIAHCHAIKSLPKDGLPRSMLELDVHRGNSEELKRACRKLIGTIPVVRT, from the coding sequence atggagacggCCGGGATAAGCGCGACGACCTGGGTGGTGGGCAAGGCGCTGAGCCCGCTGTCTGGCGGCTTGCTGGAGGCATGGGGTGCCAGTTCCCTGCTCGGATCCAACATGGAGGACTTGAAGATGCAGCTGATGTACGCACAGGCCATGCTCAACAACGTCCAAGGCAGGGAGATCCACAACCCTGCCTTGGGTGAGCTGCTAGGCAAGCTGCGGCAGCTCGCGTATGGGGCAGATGATTTGCTGGACGAGCTCGATTACTTCCGCATCCAGGATGAGCTCGACGGTACCTACCATGCTGCTGACGCGCATGCTGCAGGCTGTGTCCCAGACCTCGTCCTCAACGCTCGCCATACGGTCAGATCTTTCGTGAATAAGGTCAAGCTACCAGCATGCTCGCGTGCTGCCACGCGTGATCATCCTGACGAGCAGCAAGATGGTGTCAAGCAAGGATGCTTTTCTCGCATCTGCTCGTGTGGCAGGTGTGATATCTTCTCCTTACCACCATCACCCGCAAGCCAGGTTGGCCTGCAGGTTGACAAAGGATGCGTACCGAAGTTTGCCTCCAGTGCTCGAGACGCCGCCCTTACTGTTGGTAAACACTTTCCGTGCTATTCTTTTCCGTCTGTTCACGATGATGATTCTGACACTAGCGTACGTGTACAACGATTTGTCTGTGGTGCCTGGAAGTCCTCCAAGGCATCACAGAGGAATCATGACGCACAAGCACCAAGGTTAAAATTTGATAGAGTTGAAATGTCTAAAAAAATTAGGAACATCGTAGAACAGCTGAAGCCCGTTTGTGCTATGGTTTCCACCATTCTTAATCTTGAGTTACTTGGCTCCAGCCGTACCCCTAGTAAGGAAACTGCTATGAACAGAGCCCAAACCACCCCAAAAATCGTAGAGCCTAAGTTATATGGGAGGGATAGCCAAAAAAATTTTGTTGAAAATGAAATTGTTAACGATGAATATTGTGCACTTACCGTGCTTCCTGTTGTTGGCCCGGGCGGTATTGGCAAGACAACATTCATGCAACACATATATGAAGAGATGAAGAGCCATTTCCAGGTTCCCATTTGGGTATGCGTCTCTCTCGATTTTAATGCGAATAGGCTAGCAAAAGATATTGTGAAAAAGATCCCTAAAGTTGATAATGAAAACACAAATTCGAGTGATGAAGAGCTTATCGAGCAAAGAATCAAAGGAAAGAGGGTTTTACTTGTGTTAGATGATGTGTGGACACATCATGACAATGAGTGGACAAAACTATTAGCTCTGTTTAAAAAAGAGGGGGCGAAAGGTAACATGGTTATAGTCACGACTCGAATACCCGAGGTAGCAAACAAGGTTAAAACAACTAAATGCTCACTAGAATTGGAGCGTCTATCCCCTAAAGATATTATGAATTTCTTTGAAGAATGTGTATTTGGTGTCCAGAAACCATGGGTTGACCATCCAGAATTAGCTGAAGTTGGAAGAGAAATAGTGGAGAAGCTGAAGGGCTCTCCTCTTGCAGCAAAAACTGTCGGTAGATTACTAAGAAACAAACTTACATTGAACCACTGGATAAGCATTTTGGAAAGTAAAGAATGGGAATCACAAACCAACGACAATGATATTATGCCTGCTTTAAAGCTCAGCTATGATTATCTTCCTTTCCATCTACAAAAATGTTTTTCGTATTGTGCTTTGTTTCCTGAAGACTACGAATTTGGTAGGGAAGAGTTGGTTCAGTTGTGGATAGGACTAGATATTTTACATTCGTGTGATATGAACAAAAAAAGAATTGAAGATGTTGGACTTTTCTTTTTAAATGAATTGGTTAATCATGGATTTTTTAAAATAACTAATAATCAGGATGGAAGACCTTTTTATGTAATCCATGACCTACTACACGAGTTGGCGGTGCATGTTTCATCGTCTGAATGTCTTAGCATATATAGCTCTAACGTGAAGGACATACAAACCCTCCCTACGGTACGTCACTTGTCTATTATCGTGGATAGCACATATGTCAAGAATAGATTGTCTTTTAAAGATTATAATGATAATTTGAGTGCACTAGGGAAAAGATTGAAAGTAGAAAATCTACATACTTTAATGTTGTTTGGAGATTACCATggaaattttgccaaaacttttggtGGTTTGTTTAGGGAGGCTAAAGCCATTCGCGTCATTTTCTTGTCCGGAGTGTCATACGATGTGGATGATATATTCTACAACTTTGCAAAACTTGTCCATCTTCGCTACCTAAGGATCAAGCCGTTGTCTCACTGGATCTTGTCCTTACCAAGCGTGCTATTCAGATTGTATCATTTAGAGGTTATTGATCTAAGCAACGCGAATCGTTGTGTTATTTCAACTAGACATATGGGCAACCTTGTAAAAATGCGCCACTTTCTTGTGCAAGAAGACCAGTTTAACATTCATTCTAATATTTTTGGGGTGGGAAAACTAAAACTCTTTCAGGAATTAAGGGAATTTAGGGTGAGAAAGCAGAGTGAGGGTTTTGAACCGagtcagcttgggcaattgacagagctTGGGGGATCACTTTGCATTTATAATCTTGAAAAGGTGAAAACAACAGAAGAAGCAAATGAATTAAAACTGATACATAAAAAACACTTAAGAGAACTCATATTAGAATGGGATCCTGAGCCTTCTAACAACAATCCTTtacaagaagaaattattcttgaAAGTCTTGTACCCCATAGCAGTCTTCAAGAGCTACGCATTAAAGGGCATGGGGGAACTAATTGCCCATCCTGGCTATGTGATAATCTCTCAGTTAAGTGTTTGGAATCTGTTTGTCTAGAAGGTGTATCCTGGAAGAATCTTCCGCCTCTAGGAGAGATATGGATGGTTAATGAGCGTGGTGAAGAGTATCAGTGTTGTAGTATCTCACCTCCAAACTTTCATAATTTGAAAAGGCTGCAATTAAGCAACATATCTAGTTTGTCAAAATGGGTTGGAAATGGTGCCAGTCCCTTTTTCTCCCACTTGGAAGTGCTCATCCTTACACATTGTTTTGAACTTATGGAGTTGCCGTTTTCACATCCTACTTGCTGTCAAGCACAACAAGAAGAGAAAATGGCTTGGTTTCCTAAACTACAAGAGCTTGTTATTGAAGACTGCCCAAAACTAGCGTCGTTGCCTCCTATCCCTTGGAGGATTCATGCTCCATGCTCTGCTATGATAGAAAGTGTGGGATCAGATTTTGAGAAGCTCCTTTACAAAAGAATAGATGGAAAGGAAGTAGGGGTGGAAGTTGAGGGAAAACATGGTCACCGTGATGTGTCGTGGAATGTGTTGAATTTCTCTAATCTAGCTGATGTGGAATATTTGCGTATGGCGAGATGTCCTCTCATGCCGTTGAATCACATGCGAGTGCTAACTTCTCTGAAAAAGATCGAGATAGTAGGTTGTCCGAGTAGCATCTTGTCGTGGGTTCAAGGTGTGGGTCATGGCATATACAGGTTTCCATGTGAAGACTTCACTATTCGTGAATGTGATACTAGTGGGGAAGAATTGACGCTGCTGCTCTCATTCTTTCCAGAGCTCTCGACCTTGAGAATATATAATTGTAAGAATATAACTGGGTTAGGTGTGGCAGAGAATGCAAAAACTACTACGGAAGAGCAGCAGCAGACAAGAGACGATAACAAGGAAATAATAACAACAGCGATAGCAGCATCACAAGGACTGCTGCTTTTGCCTCCCAAGATACAGTTCTTGCTAATTACTGAATGTTTCTCCAATCCACCGAACGATGACCACGCAGGCGGAGGTGGGCTCCAACGTCTGAGCGCCCTCCGCCAGCTGGATATAGAAAATTGCCCCGAGTTCTTCTCCTCTATTTCGTCCTCCTCTTTTCCCCCTTTCCCGACCTGCCTGCAAGTGCTCATGATAAAGGGCGTTAAGCACATGGAGACGTTGCACGCCATCTCAAACCTCACCTCTCTCACCGCATTACACATAAAATTAATTGGTGAATCAAGAGCTGAGGGCTTGTGGCCTCTCCTCGCCCACGGAAGCCTCACAGAATGCACTGCTTTGCACCTCCCTGTTGCCTCCGGTTTCTTCGCCGATCCCGACCCCTCACGGCCGCATGACATAGAGGTGTTTTCCCGTTCCTCCAAGCTCTTGTATCTGACCACGGGAAGCAACACAGGAGTCCTTGCCGCGTCGATCTGCAGCCTCCTCTCTTCCACCCTCACCAGATTGCATCTCATCTTCCATGACGATGAGGTGGAGCGCTTGACAAAGGATCAAGAGGAGGCCCTTCAGCTCCTCACCTCTCTCCAAGAGATCGGATTTTTCAAGGGAGACAAGCTGCAGCGTCTCCCTGCAGGGATACACGAGCTTATCAACCTCAAGAAATTAGACATCTGGTACTGCTCGGCCATCCCGTCCCTGCCCAGCCTTCCGAGCTCTCTGCGGGAATTAGAGATCTACCGCTGTGATTCCCTCAAGTCGCTGCCCAACAGCCTCCCGAGTTCTCTGGAAATATTGGAGATCGCCCACTGTCACGCCATCAAGTCACTGCCCAAGGATGGCCTTCCAAGGTCAATGCTAGAATTAGATGTCCATCGAGGTAACAGCGAGGAGCTAAAAAGGGCGTGCCGGAAGCTAATAGGAACCATTCCGGTTGTCAGAACCTGA
- the LOC124670287 gene encoding uncharacterized protein LOC124670287 translates to MASPKLAAGDGNYDFHLRSLSAASRDSAAAADPASDPNLLQSVRMVFEMCKEAKGANDEMVARAFPVMSKLFQRCAAAPTLSTASTGVLLLKILQFFLDFGEAVLHDADGSLKTFFRSCLRSSQILLSQSGRLNS, encoded by the exons ATGGCCTCGCCGaagctcgccgccggcgacggcaACTACGACTTCCACCTCCGGTCGCTTTCCGCCGCATCCCGGGACTCCGCTGCGGCCGCCGATCCCGCCTCCGACCCCAACCTCCTCCAGTCC GTGAGGATGGTGTTCGAGATGTGCAAGGAGGCCAAGGGGGCAAACGACGAGATGGTGGCGCGGGCGTTTCCGGTGATGAGCAAGCTCTTCCAGCGCTGCGCTGCCGCGCCCACGCTGTCCACAGCCTCCACCGGCGTGCTCCTCCTA AAAATTCTGCAGTTCttcctggattttggggaggcggTGTTGCACGATGCTGATGGCAGCCTGAAAACTTTCTTCCGCTCTTGCTTAA GGAGTTCGCAGATCCTATTGTCGCAGAGCGGACGCTTGAATTCCTGA